The Brassica napus cultivar Da-Ae chromosome C7, Da-Ae, whole genome shotgun sequence genome has a segment encoding these proteins:
- the LOC106397576 gene encoding photosystem I reaction center subunit III, chloroplastic, whose translation MKALSAAVALSSILLSAPMPAVADISGLTPCKESKQFAKREKQQIKKLESSLKLYAPESAPAFALNAQIEKTKRRFDNYGKYGLLCGADGLPHLIVNGDQRHWGEFITPGLLFLYIAGWIGWVGRSYLIAISDEKKPAMKEIIIDVPLASRLIFRGFIWPVAAYRALLNGDLIAKDV comes from the exons ATGAAGGCTTTATCCGCGGCGGTCGCTCTCTCTTCCATCCTCCTCTCAGCTCCGATGCCAGCTGTCGCTGATATCTCGGGCTTGACCCCTTGCAAGGAGTCAAAACAGTTTGCCAAGAGGGAGAAGCAACAGATCAAGAAGCTAGAATCATCTCTTAAGCTCTACGCTCCTGAAAGTGCCCCTGCTTTTGCTCTTAACGCTCAGATAGAAAAGACCAAGCGCAG GTTCGACAACTACGGAAAGTACGGGCTCCTCTGCGGCGCAGACGGGCTACCACATTTGATAGTGAACGGAGACCAGCGGCATTGGGGAGAGTTCATAACTCCAGGGCTTCTCTTTCTCTACATTGCTGGATGGATCGGGTGGGTCGGGAGAAGCTACTTGATAGCGATCAGTGATGAGAAGAAACCAGCCATGAAAGAGATCATTATCGATGTTCCATTGGCTAGTCGTCTCATCTTCCGTGGTTTCATTTGGCCAGTTGCTGCTTACAGAGCGTTACTCAATGGTGATCTCATCGCCAAGGATGTCTAG